From Anopheles darlingi chromosome 2, idAnoDarlMG_H_01, whole genome shotgun sequence, the proteins below share one genomic window:
- the LOC125952124 gene encoding putative U5 small nuclear ribonucleoprotein 200 kDa helicase gives MADAAARQLQYEYKANSNLVLQADVRLIERPRRDEATGEVISLVGKLDGTRMGDRAQRSKPEKTQERKAKRQKRDEAQYDFNSMKGATLLSEGIDEMVGIVYRPKTQETRQTYEVLLSFIQEAIGDQPRDILRGAADEILAVLKNDRMKEREKKREIDGLLGTVTDERFALLVNLGKKITDFGSDAASAIGGGAVGQAGPGGDEQIDETYGINVRFEESEEESDEDKYGEVREDDGQDEGEEARDDGILHAENLGGGEDANKKEKALDPRDIDAHWLQRCLRKYYNDSMMSQAKALEVLSVLKESGDDRECENQLVLLLGYDCFDFIKLLKKNRQMILYCTMLAQSQSDADRAKLRERMKADAALAKILRQLDTGKQEAQEGGGGAGLAGDGVDSKSSLRSRREPMMMDLDLDGHLMGNGSNGVEPSAPGVGGQVAGNRQVLELDELSFAQGSHLMANKRCQLPDGSFRKQRKGYEEVHVPALKPRPFEEDEELIAIEKLPKYVQPVFSGFKTLNRIQSRLHQSALESDENLLLCAPTGAGKTNVALLTMMREIGKHINDDGTINVDEFKIIYIAPMRSLVQEMVGNFGRRLATYNLTVSELTGDHQLSREQIAATQVIVCTPEKWDIITRKGGEKTYTQYVRLVIIDEIHLLHDERGPVLEALVARTIRNIETTQEDVRLVGLSATLPNYQDVATFLRVRPDTGLFYFDNSYRPVALEQQYIGVTEKKALKRFQVMNDIVYEKVMEHAGRNQVLVFVHSRKETGKTARAIRDMCLEKDTLGSFLREGSASMEVLRSEAEQVKNQELKDLLPYGFAIHHAGMTRVDRTLVEDLFADRHIQVLISTATLAWGVNLPAHTVIIKGTQVYNPEKGRWVELGALDVLQMLGRAGRPQYDTKGEGILITNHSELQYYLSLLNQQLPIESQLISKLPDMLNAEIVLGTIQNVKDAVTWLGYTYLYIRMLRQPTLYGVSVDAVQEDSLLEHFRADLVHTAALHLERSGLIKYDRKSGHLQVTEVGRIASHYYCTHETMLTYNQLLKPTLSEIELFRVFSLSGEFRNITVREEEKLELQKLMERVPIPIKESIEEPSAKVNVLLQAYISQLKLEGFALMADMGYVTQSASRLLRAIFEIVLHRGWAQLADKCLTLCKMIDRRMWQSMSPLRQFRKMPEEIVKKIEKKSFPWERLYDLEANEIGELIRVPKLGKTIYRFIHQFPKLELSTHIQPITRSTLRVELTITPDFQWDEKVHGQSEAFWILVEDVDSEVILHHEYFLLKAKYCTDDHLVKFFVPVFEPLPPQYFLRIVSDRWIGAETQLPVSFRHLILPEKNLPPTELLDLQPLPISALREASFEALYVDRFPQFNPIQTQVFNAVYNSEDNVFVGAPTGSGKTTIAEFAVLRLLSQNPAGRVVYLVAKDALAEIIFHEWHQRFGQSALGCKVVKLTGETGTDLKLIAKGQIIVTTADKWDVLSRRWKQRKNVQNVQLFIVDELQLIGGEDGPVLEVVCSRMRYISSQIEQPIRIVALSASLADARDIAQWLGCSTNATFNFHPSVRPIPLELHVQGLNITHNASRVAAMSKPVYNAIVKFSPHKPVIVFVTSRKLARLTAIDVLTYCAAEQQPNRFFHAEEDDIKPFLDRMTDKTLKETLSQGVAYMHEGLTTSDQRMVEQLFDSGAVQIAICTRDLCWALNISAHLVIIMDTQFYNGRSHSYDDYPITDVMQMVARANRPLEDDDAKAVLMCQSSKKDFYKKFLNEPLPVESHLDHRLHDHFNAEIVTKTIENKQDAIDYLTWTFLYRRLTQNPNYYNLQGVTHRHLSDHMSELVETTLSDLEQSKCIGVEDEMDTLPLNLGMIAAYYYINYTTIELFSLSLNSKTKIRGLLEIISSAAEYEDLIVRHHEDNILRSLAARLPNKLTGPNGTAPKFNDPHIKTNLLLQAHLSRLQLGAELQGDTEQILGKAIRLVQACVDVLSSNGWLSPAVAAMELAQMITQAMWSKDSYLKQLPHFSADIIKRCQEKSIETVFDIMELDDDDRSRLLQLTDQQMSDVARFCNRYPNIELTFEVLDKNRIHSGSSVNVAVNLEREDDITGPVIAPFFPQKREEGWWVVIGDPKTNSLLSIKRLTLQQTAKVKLNFVAPNPGEHEYTLYYMSDSYLGCDQEYKFSINVGDFQSESESESD, from the exons ATGGCGGACGCAGCAGCGAGACAGCTGCAGTACGAGTACAAGGCG AATTCGAATCTTGTGCTGCAAGCTGATGTTCGGTTGATCGAACGACCGCGACGCGATGAGGCTACCGGCGAGGTTATCTCGCTCGTCGGAAAGTTGGACGGCACTCGCATGGGTGACCGGGCGCAACGGAGCAAACCGGAGAAAACCCAGGAACGAAAGGCCAAGCGACAGAAGCGTGATGAGGCGCAGTACGACTTCAACAGCATGAAGGGCGCGACGCTTCTTTCGGAGGGAATCGATGAAATGGTCGGCATCGTGTACCGGCCAAAAACGCAGGAAACACGCCAAACGTACGAAGTGTTGTTAAGCTTCATCCAGGAAGCGATCGGTGACCAACCGCGTGACATTTTGCGCGGTGCGGCGGACGAGATTTTGGCCGTGCTGAAGAACGATCGTATGaaggagcgagagaagaagcgCGAGATCGACGGTCTGCTAGGTACGGTTACCGACGAACGGTTCGCGTTGCTCGTGAATCTGGGCAAAAAGATTACCGATTTCGGATCGGATGCAGCCAGTGCCATCGGCGGTGGAGCCGTAGGACAAGCGGGCCCCGGTGGCGATGAGCAGATCGATGAAACGTACGGTATCAACGTACGGTTCGAGGAATCGGAAGAGGAATCGGACGAGGACAAGTATGGTGAGGTGCGCGAAGACGATGGCCAGGATGAGGGAGAAGAGGCCCGTGATGATGGCATTTTGCATGCAGAGAACCTGGGAGGTGGTGAGGATGCCAACAAGAAGGAGAAAGCACTCGATCCGCGCGATATCGATGCACATTGGTTGCAACGATGCCTGCGCAAGTACTACAACGACTCAATGATGTCGCAAGCCAAAGCGCTCGAGGTGCTGAGTGTGCTGAAGGAATCCGGCGAtgatcgtgagtgtgagaatCAGCTCGTACTGCTACTTGGCTACGATTGCTTTGATTTCATTAaacttttgaagaaaaacCGTCAAATGATCCTGTACTGTACCATGTTGGCTCAGTCGCAGAGTGATGCCGATCGGGCAAAGCTACGCGAACGCATGAAGGCCGACGCTGCTTTGGCGAAGATTCTACGACAGTTGGATACGGGTAAGCAGGAAGcccaagaaggaggaggcggtGCCGGCCTGGCAGGAGATGGAGTCGATTCCAAATCGTCACTTCGATCGCGCCGGGAACCAATGATGATGGATCTCGAtcttgatggtcatctgatgGGAAATGGTAGTAATGGTGTCGAACCATCGGCACCCGGAGTCGGTGGTCAAGTAGCAGGCAACCGTCAGGTGCTCGAGCTTGATGAGCTCTCGTTCGCTCAGGGCTCGCACCTGATGGCTAACAAACGTTGTCAGCTACCGGATGGTTCGTTCCGTAAACAGCGTAAAGGCTACGAAGAGGTACACGTACCGGCATTGAAACCACGTCCCTTTGAAGAGGATGAAGAGCTAATTGCAATCGAAAAGCTCCCGAAGTATGTGCAACCCGTGTTCAGCGGCTTCAAGACACTGAATCGAATCCAGAGCCGGCTGCACCAGAGTGCTCTCGAGAGTGACGAGAATCTGCTGCTCTGCGCCCCTACCGGTGCTGGTAAGACGAACGTGGCACTGCTCACGATGATGCGCGAGATCGGAAAGCACATCAATGACGACGGTACGATCAACGTGGACGAGTTCAAGATCATTTACATCGCTCCCATGCGCTCGCTGGTACAGGAGATGGTCGGAAACTTTGGGCGCCGGTTGGCTACCTACAATCTAACCGTATCCGAGTTAACCGGTGATCATCAGCTCAGTCGAGAACAGATCGCGGCTACTCAGGTGATCGTTTGTACACCGGAAAAGTGGGACATTATCACGCGTAAGGGTGGCGAGAAGACGTACACGCAGTATGTGCGGTTGGTGATTATCGATGAAATCCATCTACTACACGACGAACGTGGACCCGTGCTGGAGGCATTGGTTGCTCGCACGATCCGCAACATTGAAACCACACAGGAGGATGTTCGCTTAGTTGGTCTGTCCGCTACGCTGCCCAACTACCAGGACGTAGCGACGTTCTTGCGCGTACGGCCAGACACGGGACTATTTTACTTCGACAATAGTTATCGGCCGGTGGCACTCGAGCAGCAGTATATCGGTGTGACGGAGAAGAAGGCCCTTAAGCGGTTCCAGGTCATGAACGATATTGTGTACGAGAAGGTGATGGAGCACGCTGGCCGCAATCAGGTACTGGTGTTTGTGCATTCGCGTAAGGAGACGGGCAAAACAGCGCGTGCCATCCGGGACATGTGCCTGGAAAAGGACACGCTCGGTTCGTTTCTGCGTGAAGGATCGGCTTCAATGGAGGTATTGCGATCGGAAGCCGAGCAGGTGAAAAACCAGGAGCTTAAGGATCTGCTGCCGTACGGTTTCGCTATCCATCATGCAGGCATGACACGTGTCGATCGTACGCTCGTGGAAGATCTGTTCGCCGATCGACACATTCAGGTACTCATCTCGACCGCTACTCTCGCCTGGGGTGTCAATCTTCCGGCccacaccgtcatcatcaagGGCACGCAGGTGTACAACCCTGAGAAGGGCCGCTGGGTGGAACTGGGGGCTCTCGATGTACTGCAAATGCTTGGCCGTGCCGGTCGACCACAGTACGACACGAAAGGTGAAGGTATCCTCATCACGAACCACAGCGAGCTGCAGTACTATCTGTCGCTGCTGAATCAACAACTTCCGATCGAGTCGCAGCTCATCTCGAAGCTACCGGACATGCTGAACGCCGAGATCGTGCTCGGTACGATACAGAACGTGAAGGATGCCGTTACTTGGCTCGGGTACACCTACCTGTACATTCGTATGCTGCGGCAACCCACACTGTACGGTGTTTCGGTCGATGCGGTACAGGAGGATTCACTGTTGGAGCACTTCCGTGCGGATCTGGTGCACACTGCCGCCCTGCACCTCGAGCGCAGTGGGCTCATAAAGTATGATCGCAAGAGTGGCCATCTGCAGGTGACGGAAGTtggtcgcatcgcatcgcactaCTACTGCACACACGAAACGATGCTGACGTACAATCAGCTGCTGAAACCGACGTTGAGCGAAATCGAGCTGTTCCGCGTATTCTCCCTGTCCGGCGAGTTCCGCAACATTACAGTTCGCGAGGAGGAGAAACTGGAGCTGCAGAAGCTGATGGAGCGTGTACCGATACCAATCAAGGAAAGCATCGAGGAACCGAGCGCTAAGGTGAACGTGCTGCTTCAGGCGTACATCTCGCAGCTGAAGCTTGAGGGTTTCGCGCTAATGGCGGACATGGGCTACGTGACACAGTCCGCCTCTCGGCTACTGCGGGCCATCTTTGAGATCGTGCTACACCGTGGGTGGGCACAGCTTGCTGACAAGTGTTTGACGCTGTGCAAGATGATCGATCGGCGGATGTGGCAGAGCATGTCACCGTTGCGCCAGTTCCGCAAAATGCCCGAGGAGATCGTGAAGAAGATCGAAAAGAAGAGCTTCCCCTGGGAGCGACTGTATGATCTGGAAGCCAACGAAATCGGTGAACTGATTCGGGTGCCCAAGCTCGGCAAAACAATCTACCGATTCATCCATCAGTTCCCCAAGCTGGAACTGTCGACGCACATTCAGCCCATCACGCGTTCGACATTGCGCGTCGAGCTGACCATTACACCCGATTTCCAGTGGGACGAAAAGGTGCACGGTCAGTCGGAAGCGTTCTGGATTTTAGTGGAAGACGTGGACTCCGAGGTGATCCTGCATCATGAGTACTTCCTGCTGAAGGCCAAGTACTGTACCGACGATCATTTGGTGAAGTTCTTCGTACCGGTGTTTGAGCCACTGCCACCGCAGTATTTCCTGCGAATCGTCTCGGACCGTTGGATCGGAGCAGAGACACAGCTCCCTGTGTCATTCCGTCATCTGATTCTGCCAGAGAAGAACCTACCACCGACGGAGTTACTTGATCTGCAACCCCTACCGATCAGTGCACTGCGTGAAGCCTCGTTCGAGGCACTTTATGTGGATCGTTTCCCCCAGTTCAATCCCATCCAGACGCAGGTGTTCAACGCGGTCTACAACAGTGAAGACAACGTGTTCGTTGGGGCACCGACGGGATCGGGAAAGACGACGATCGCCGAATTTGCGGTACTACGGCTGCTCTCACAGAATCCGGCCGGTCGAGTCGTGTATCTCGTCGCAAAGGATGCACTAGCGGAGATCATCTTTCACGAGTGGCACCAACGGTTCGGTCAGTCGGCCCTTGGTTGTAAGGTGGTCAAGCTTACCGGTGAAACCGGTACCGATTTGAAGCTCATTGCCAAAGGGCAAATCATCGTTACAACCGCGGACAAGTGGGATGTTTTGTCGCGGCGCTGGAAGCAACGGAAGAACGTGCAGAATGTGCAGCTGTTTATCGTGGACGAGCTGCAGCTGATCGGTGGTGAAGATGGACCCGTCCTTGAGGTCGTCTGTTCCCGTATGCGGTACATCTCGTCGCAGATCGAGCAACCGATCCGTATCGTCGCATTGTCGGCCTCACTTGCCGATGCACGTGACATTGCCCAGTGGCTCGGCTGTAGCACGAATGCTACCTTCAATTTCCATCCTTCGGTGCGCCCGATTCCGCTGGAGTTGCACGTGCAGGGACTCAACATTACGCACAATGCGTCACGCGTCGCGGCCATGTCGAAACCAGTGTACAATGCGATCGTCAAGTTCAGTCCCCACAAGCCGGTGATCGTGTTCGTGACGTCACGCAAGCTAGCACGACTCACCGCGATCGATGTGTTGACGTACTGTGCCGCAGAACAGCAACCGAATCGCTTCTTCCACGCTGAAGAGGATGACATTAAACCGTTCCTCGATCGCATGACGGACAAAACGCTGAAAGAGACGCTCTCACAAGGTGTTGCGTACATGCACGAGGGGCTTACGACGTCCGATCAGCGAATGGTTGAGCAGCTGTTCGACTCCGGAGCCGTCCAGATTGCCATCTGTACGCGCGATCTGTGCTGGGCTCTCAACATCAGTGCCCATCTGGTGATCATTATGGATACACAGTTCTACAATGGGCGCAGCCACTCGTACGATGATTACCCGATCACCGACGTGATGCAGATGGTAGCCCGTGCGAATCGACCACTggaggacgacgatgccaAGGCGGTGCTGATGTGTCAGAGCTCGAAGAAGGATTTCTACAAGAAGTTCCTCAACGAGCCGCTGCCCGTCGAAAGCCATCTCGATCATCGGCTGCACGATCACTTCAATGCAGAAATCGTGACGAAGACGATTGAGAACAAGCAGGATGCCATCGATTACCTTACCTGGACGTTCCTGTATCGACGGTTAACACAGAATCCGAACTATTACAATCTGCAGGGCGTGACCCACCGGCACCTGTCCGATCACATGTCCGAGCTGGTGGAGACAACACTCTCCGACCTGGAGCAATCTAAGTGTATCGGCGTAGAAGATGAGATGGACACGCTTCCACTGAATCTAGGCATGATTGCGGCTTACTACTACATCAACTACACGACGATCGAGCTGTTCAGTCTGTCGCTCAACAGCAAAACCAAGATACGCGGTCTACTGGAGATCATCTCATCGGCGGCCGAGTACGAGGATCTGATTGTGCGCCACCACGAGGACAACATACTGCGCAGTCTGGCCGCTCGGCTCCCCAACAAGCTAACCGGACCAAATGGTACCGCACCGAAGTTTAACGATCCGCACATCAAAACGAATTTGCTACTACAGGCGCATCTGTCCCGGTTACAGCTCGGTGCCGAGCTGCAGGGTGATACGGAGCAAATTCTGGGAAAAGCCATCCGATTGGTCCAAGCGTGTGTCGATGTGCTGTCGTCTAACGGTTGGCTGTCGCCTGCGGTGGCTGCCATGGAGCTGGCACAGATGATTACGCAGGCCATGTGGAGCAAGGACTCGTACCTGAAACAGTTGCCCCACTTTAGTGCCGATATTATCAAGCGCTGCCAGGAGAAGAGCATCGAGACGGTGTTCGACATTATGGAgctggatgatgacgatcggtCGCGGTTGCTGCAGCTCACCGATCAGCAGATGTCCGATGTGGCACGGTTCTGTAATCGCTATCCGAACATCGAGCTCACCTTCGAGGTACTGGATAAAAATCGCATCCATTCCGGTTCGTCGGTGAATGTAGCCGTAAACTTGGAGCGTGAGGATGACATTACGGGCCCCGTCATCGCACCATTCTTCCCGCAG AAACGCGAAGAAGGCTGGTGGGTGGTGATCGGTGATCCGAAGACCAACTCGTTGCTCTCGATCAAACGGTTAACGCTGCAGCAGACTGCCAAGGTGAAGCTAAACTTTGTCGCACCGAATCCCGGTGAGCACGAGTACACGTTGTACTATATGAGCGATTCGTACCTGGGCTGCGATCAGGAGTACAAGTTCTCGATCAACGTGGGCGATTTTCAGTCcgaaagtgaaagtgaatCAGATTAA